A portion of the Motacilla alba alba isolate MOTALB_02 chromosome 19, Motacilla_alba_V1.0_pri, whole genome shotgun sequence genome contains these proteins:
- the KIAA0753 gene encoding protein moonraker, whose protein sequence is MVPSMVPAVPDDAFAFTIQRDRNEAKALQTQLQFNRNVPAVPENLALRFSHPRPIIIEKLKASSDRRKLIGSEDLSLRSSGMFSVVSEERLKLAVQLAKRDIKQRRLEEQVKEQVFGDVVSTPLWTQKSQPQKTGVFACQENKTTPKFQSHLTCEQRLAQPSRGEPASSDRNAHLCLVKEGKPIPAALDSPPTCDTGPHPKPNLNKKEHQNMQEVQRLQKELRTYVQKIEDIIKKGRDREFLDPENEQRLCTRRQQQAARSARMLYVLQQQVKEIQDDLEKLSPHTIKHTKKSRAVSRLAAAHRGAVRTLQAFANQFTDQTDEPIPAHYKELGSLIRQLSLCSAKLEGDSSISEAIIDILLQVEDLNSLLESKQMPKAVKKCISASQAKSPRNTETFPDRKHFLSPKGEKKQKPLTLKGQHVQESKKLPCVRSLLTGIQQTNSCAHILHNKYQEESGPPTSERNATLQESPDVLVRARAVKKGSVLESAALKKKVVLLPAKPQGMLKSLKSRRTHPPGKHARFQEPTIAFQLKENKRPVKESKMPCMPSKPPPRCVPPKRLARLEAKNSRGVKVLTDLCRGEMEKMQKLRSRTISPAQCADKAEKEIREWSEPQFDRTQQVATNADILSEKLLDDLLEDTAQELWSMDQHDRLQAKALPVADTHSLESMLQRMEEIERYQEAVRRRVTQIVYSDSQLWALEDKMELQTASTAEKLTPPHPVQITKIIRDGELETDILFEKPFDSTDIDENKEAEEKLQTGNDILQPSPLNSLQKAYSVSLSVPSNVLQSILDYNSRYKHHLKLISHEAVGSFDPWQIAESLAEQLTEEALCDVAAELQDVCEDYAEAVFTSEFLQPVQ, encoded by the exons ATGGTACCAAGCATGGTACCAGCGGTGCCTGATGATGCATTTGCATTCACCATCCAGCGAGACAGGAATGAAGCTAAAGCCTTACAAACACAG CTCCAGTTCAATAGAAATGTTCCTGCAGTTCCAGAGAACTTGGCTCTCAGATTCTCTCACCCCCGTCCAATTATAATAGAAAAGCTGAAGGCATCCAGTGATCGGAGAAAACTCATTGGAAGTGAGGACCTCAGCCTGAGAAGCTCTGGGATGTTCTCAGTGGTATCTGAAGAGAGACTTAAATTGGCTGTTCAGCTGGCAAAAAGGGACATCAAACAAAGACGTCTGGAAGAACAAGTAAAAGAGCAGGTGTTTGGAGATGTTGTCAGTACACCGTTGTGGACCCAGAAATCACAACCACAGAAGACTGGAGTGTTTGCTtgtcaagaaaataaaactaccCCGAAGTTTCAGAGTCACTTGACATGTGAGCAGAGGCTCGCCCAGCCTTCCCGAGGGGAGCCTGCCAGCTCTGACAGGAATGCTCATCTCTGCCTAGTTAAGGAAGGAAAGCCAATACCAGCTGCTTTGGACTCTCCTCCCACCTGTGACACAGGACCACACCCCAAGccaaatttaaataaaaaagaacatcAAAATATGCAAGAAGTCCAGCGTCTGCAAAAAGAATTGAGGACCTATGTTCAGAAAATTGAAGATATTATTAAAAAAG GGAGAGATAGAGAATTTCTAGATCCTGAAAACGAGCAGCGGCTTTGCACTAGGAGACAGCAACAAGCTGCACGGTCAGCTCGGATGCTGTATGTGCTCCAGCAACAG GTAAAAGAAATTCAGGACGATTTAGAGAAACTGAGTCCTCATACAATCAAACATACTAAAAAG tcTCGAGCAGTATCCAGGttggcagcagcacacagaggagCTGTACGAACCTTGCAGGCATTTGCCAATCAGTTTACAGATCAAACAGATGAGCCCATTCCTGCCCATTACAAGGAACTGGGCAGTCTCATTCGTCAGTTGTCTCTCTGCTCCGCCAAACTAGAAGGGGATTCTTCCATTTCTGAGGCTATCATAGACATTTTGCTGCAAGTTGag GATCTGAATTCACTGCTGGAAAGCAAGCAAATGCCAAAAGCAGTGAAGAAATGCATTTCAGCTTCTCAGGCCAAATCTCCAAGGAACACCGAGACTTTTCCAGACAGAAAGCACTTTCTGTctccaaaaggagaaaagaaacagaaacctcTCACCTTAAAGGGACAGCATGTACAAGAATCTAAAAAACTTCCATGTGTCAGGAGTCTTTTGACTG gaatTCAACAGACAAACAGTTGTGCTCATATATTACACAATAAATACCAAGAAGAAAGTGGCCCACCTACTTCAGAGAGAAATGCCACTTTGCAAGAAAGCCCAGATGTACTGGTGAGAGCTAGAGCTGTAAAAAAAGGGTCTGTCCTTGAAAGTGCTGCTTTGAAGAAGAAAGTTGTGTTATTGCCTGCAAAACCACAG GGAATGCTGAAATCCTTAAAATCAAGACGGACACACCCTCCAGGAAAGCATGCCCGGTTTCAAGAGCCAACTATAGCTTTCCAACTAAAAGAGAACAAACGACCTGTTAAGGAGAGCAAAATGCCTTGCATGCCTTCAAAGCCTCCACCTCGGTGTGTTCCACCTAAGCG ACTAGCAAGGCTTGAAGCAAAAAATTCAAGAGGAGTGAAGGTTCTAACTGACCTTTGcagaggagaaatggaaaaaatgcagaagttaAG GTCACGAACTATTTCTCCAGCCCAGTGTGCAGACAAAGCTGAGAAGGAGATTCGGGAGTGGTCAGAGCCTCAGTTTGACAGGACACAG cAGGTTGCAACAAATGCAGATATTCTGAGTGAAAAGCTATTGGATGATCTTTTGGAAGACACTGCTCAGGAACTGTGGAGCATGGATCAGCACGACAGACTCCAGGCCAAAGCCCTACCTGTGGCTGACACTCATAGCCTGGAGTCAATGTTGCAAAGAATGGAAGAAATTGAA AGGTACCAGGAGGCTGTCCGCAGGAGAGTCACTCAGATTGTCTACAGCGactcccagctctgggccctgGAAGACAAAATGG aACTACAAACGGCATCAACAGCTGAAAAACTTACACCTCCTCATCCAGTTCAGATAACCAAAATAATCAGAGATGGAGAGCTGGAAACAGACATTTTATTTGAGAAACCTTTTGACAGCAC tgatattgatgaaaataaagaagcagaggagaaattGCAGACTGGAAATGACATTCTGCAGCCCTCGCCTCTGAATTCTCTACAGAAAGCATATTCTGTGTCTCTCTCTGTGCCAAGCAATGTGCTCCAGAGCATCTTGGATTATAACAGCAGATACAAGCATCATTTAAAGCTTATTTCCCATGAGGCTGTGGGCAGTTTCGATCCGTGGCAGATTGCTGAGAG TCTTGCAGAGCAACTGACAGAAGAAGCCCTGTGTGAcgtggcagcagagctgcaagaTGTTTGTGAGGACTATGCAGAAGCTGTATTCACATCAGAGTTTTTGCAACCGGTGCAGTGA